In one window of Solanum pennellii chromosome 2, SPENNV200 DNA:
- the LOC107010963 gene encoding probable phosphoribosylformylglycinamidine synthase, chloroplastic/mitochondrial, translating to MATSAWDIAATEFLQGFHRQKLALPRHSSKQTNLLLWGTLPRQSSFGYSHKKLRLRSHIPAKISAVVSGNVSSLVDENSGKVQEVAENLIHLYRVPFLQDSATAELLKLVQTKISNQIIGLKTEQCFNVGLKSDLSSDKFSVLKWLLGETYEPESLGSESFLEREQRKLPDAYIIEVGPRLSFTTAWSANAVSICQACGLTEINRLERSRRYLLYVKGSLLDSQINEFASMVHDRMTECIYVEKLTSFKTSIVPEEVRYIPVMEKGRKALEEINEEMGLAFDEQDLQYYTKLFRDDIKRNPTNVELFDIAQSNSEHSRHWFFTGKLVIDGQPVDKTLMQIVKSTLLANPNNSVIGFKDNSSAIKGFPVKQLRPVQPGSTCPLDTVTTDLDVLFTAETHNFPCAVAPYPGAETGAGGRIRDTHATGRGSFVVASTAGYCVGNLNIEGSYAPWEDPSFTYPANLASPLQILIDASNGASDYGNKFGEPLIQGYTRTFGMRLPSGERREWLKPIMFSAGIGQIDHRHITKGEPEIGMLVVKIGGPAYRIGMGGGAASSMVSGQNDAELDFNAVQRGDAEMAQKLYRVVRACIEMGDSNPIISIHDQGAGGNCNVVKEIIHPQGAKIDIRAIVVGDHTMSVLEIWGAEYQEQDAILVKPESRDLLQVICSRERLSMAVIGTINGEGRIVLVDSVATEKCKSSGLPPPPPAVDLELEKVLGDMPKKTFEFNRMNNLREPLDIAPATTVLDSLKRVLRLPSVCSKRFLTTKVDRCVTGLVAQQQTVGPLQITLADVAVIAQTYTDLSGGACSIGEQPIKGLLDPKAMARLAVGEALTNLVWAKVTSLSDVKASGNWMYAAKLDGEGAAMYDAAVALSEAMIELGIAIDGGKDSLSMAAHSSEEVVKAPGNLVISTYVTCPDITKTVTPDLKLGDDGVLLHIDLARGKRRLGGSALAQVFDQIGDESPDLDDVSYLKTVFNEVQNLISDELISAGHDISDGGLIVNALEMAFAGNCGIRLDLTSSGSTIPETVFAEELGLLIEVSKKNVDLVLEKLHHGDVSANIIGQVTSSPMVELKVDGVTHLNEETSVLRDMWEETSFQLEKFQRLDSCVELEKEGLKNRHEPLWKLSFTPTFTDDTYMTAISKPKVAVIREEGSNGDREMSAAFSAAGFEPWDVAMSDLLNGVITLDEFRGIVFVGGFSYADVLDSAKGWGASIRFNQPLLNQFQAFYNRPDTFSLGVCNGCQLMALLGWVPGPQVGGVFGAGGDPSQPRFIHNESGRFECRFTNVTIEETPAIMFKGMEGSTLGVWAAHGEGRAYFPDDSIFNHILGSNLAPVKYCDDDGTPTEVYPFNPNGSPLGVAAICSPDGRHLAMMPHPERCFLMWQYPWYPKNWDVEKKGPSPWLRMFQNAREWCS from the exons ATGGCTACATCTGCTTGGGACATTGCTGCCACAGAATTCTTACAA GGTTTTCATAGACAAAAGCTAGCATTGCCTAGACATTCTAGTAAGCAGACAAATCTTTTGCTTTGGGGTACACTTCCAAGGCAGAGCTCTTTTGGGTATTCACATAAAAAATTGAGACTAAGGTCCCATATTCCGGCGAAGATTAGCGCTGTAGTTTCAGGGAATGTCAGTAGCTTGGTGGATGAAAATTCAGGCAAAGTTCAGGAGGTTGCTGAAAACCTGATACATTTATACCGTGTTCCGTTTCTACAAGACAGTGCCACAGCTGAGCTTCTCAAGTTGGTTCAGACAAAGATCTCTAATCAAATAATTGGCTTGAAAACTGAACAATGCTTCAACGTTGGACTCAAATCAGATCTTTCAAGTGATAAATTTTCTGTGCTTAAATGGCTTTTAGGAGAAACTTATGAACCTGAGAGCTTGGGAAGTGAGAGTTTCCTTGAGAGGGAGCAGCGGAAACTTCCAGATGCATATATCATTGAAGTTGGTCCTCGGTTATCTTTCACTACAGCGTGGTCTGCTAATGCTGTGTCGATTTGCCAAGCATGCGGGCTAACAGAGATAAACAGACTGGAGCGCTCTAGGAGGTACTTATTATATGTCAAGGGGTCACTTCTAGATAGTCAAATTAATGAGTTTGCTTCAATGGTTCATGATCGAATGACAGAGTGCATTTATGTTGAGAAGCTTACTTCTTTCAAGACAAGCATAGTTCCGGAGGAGGTTCGATATATACCAGTCATGGAAAAGGGTCGCAAGGCATTGGAGGAAATTAATGAGGAAATGGGCTTGGCCTTTGATGAGCAAGACTTACAGTACTACACCAAACTTTTCAGGGATGACATAAAGCGAAACCCGACAAATGTAGAATTATTTGATATTGCTCAATCTAATAGTGAACATAGTAGGCACTGGTTCTTTACAGGAAAGCTTGTTATAGATGGTCAACCTGTGGATAAGACTCTTATGCAGATTGTCAAAAGCACTTTGCTTGCAAATCCAAACAATTCAGTTATTGGATTCAAAGATAATTCCAGTGCTATCAAGGGGTTTCCAGTGAAGCAATTGCGACCTGTTCAGCCTGGTTCGACATGTCCGTTGGACACGGTTACCACCGACCTTGATGTCTTGTTTACAGCAGAAACCCATAATTTTCCTTGTGCTGTGGCACCTTATCCTGGTGCTGAGACAGGTGCAGGAGGCCGGATCCGGGATACCCATGCTACTGGAAGGGGTTCTTTTGTTGTTGCATCTACAGCTGGATATTGTGTTGGAAATCTTAACATTGAAGGGTCATATGCTCCCTGGGAAGATCCTTCTTTCACATACCCAGCAAACTTGGCATCACCATTACAGATTCTTATTGATGCTAGTAACGGAGCATCAGACTATGGGAATAAGTTTGGGGAGCCCTTGATCCAGGGTTATACTCGAACTTTTGGAATGAGACTACCAAGTGGTGAGAGGAGGGAATGGTTGAAGCCAATCATGTTTAGTGCTGGTATTGGGCAAATAGATCACCGTCACATAACAAAGGGAGAACCCGAGATTGGTATGTTGGTAGTTAAGATTGGGGGACCAGCATATCGTATTGGAATGGGAGGTGGTGCTGCATCCAGCATGGTCAGTGGACAGAATGATGCTGAGCTTGACTTCAATGCCGTGCAGCGTGGAGATGCTGAGATGGCACAAAAGTTATATCGGGTTGTCCGTGCTTGCATTGAAATGGGTGACAGCAACCCGATCATAAGCATTCATGATCAGGGTGCCGGTGGAAACTGTAATGTCGTGAAGGAGATAATACACCCACAGGGTGCCAAAATTGATATAAGGGCAATTGTAGTTGGCGATCACACAATGTCTGTTCTGGAAATCTGGGGTGCAGAATATCAGGAGCAAGATGCCATACTGGTGAAGCCTGAAAGCCGCGATCTTTTGCAAGTTATCTGTTCAAGGGAAAGACTTTCAATGGCTGTTATTGGAACAATTAATGGTGAGGGCCGAATTGTTCTGGTTGATAGTGTGGCAACTGAAAAATGCAAGTCTAGTGGACTGCCTCCTCCTCCACCTGCAGTGGATCTTGAGCTTGAGAAGGTGCTTGGTGATATGCCTAAAAAGACATTTGAATTCAATCGCATGAATAATCTGCGTGAACCACTTGATATTGCTCCTGCAACAACAGTTTTAGATTCATTGAAGAGGGTCCTGAGGCTTCCTTCTGTTTGTTCGAAAAGATTCTTGACCACTAAAGTTGATAGGTGTGTCACTGGTCTTGTGGCACAGCAGCAAACTGTGGGTCCCTTGCAGATTACTCTTGCTGATGTGGCTGTTATAGCTCAAACTTATACAGACTTGTCTGGAGGTGCATGCTCAATTGGAGAGCAGCCAATAAAAGGTCTCTTGGATCCAAAAGCAATGGCAAGGCTGGCTGTCGGAGAAGCACTCACAAATCTTGTTTGGGCGAAAGTTACATCTCTTTCTGATGTTAAAGCAAGTGGGAATTGGATGTATGCTGCAAAATTAGATGGTGAAGGAGCTGCAATGTATGATGCTGCTGTTGCGCTTTCTGAAGCTATGATTGAACTTGGGATTGCAATTGATGGGGGGAAAGATAGTCTTTCCATGGCAGCCCACTCATCGGAGGAAGTTGTTAAAGCTCCAGGGAATCTAGTCATCAGTACCTATGTGACATGTCCTGATATAACAAAGACCGTTACTCCAGACTTGAAGCTTGGAGATGATGGTGTGCTGCTTCATATTGACTTGGCCAGAGGAAAACGACGACTCGGTGGATCTGCTCTTGCCCAGGTGTTTGATCAAATTGGAGATGAAAGTCCTGATTTGGATGATGTCTCTTATCTTAAAACTGTTTTTAATGAGGTTCAGAACCTAATCTCTGATGAGTTGATCTCTGCGGGTCATGATATCAGTGATGGCGGGCTCATAGTGAATGCTCTTGAAATGGCATTTGCAGGGAACTGTGGCATTCGTTTGGATTTAACCTCTTCTGGGAGCACTATACCTGAAACAGTTTTTGCAGAGGAGCTTGGCCTTCTCATTGAAGTTAGCAAGAAAAACGTGGATTTAGTTCTGGAAAAGCTCCACCATGGTGATGTTTCTGCTAATATCATTGGTCAAGTTACTTCATCTCCGATGGTTGAATTGAAGGTTGATGGGGTTACACATTTGAATGAGGAAACTTCTGTGCTCAGGGATATGTGGGAAGAGACTAGCTTTCAACTGGAAAAGTTCCAAAGACTGGATTCATGTgtagaattagaaaaagaagGGTTAAAAAATCGGCATGAACCATTGTGGAAACTATCTTTCACGCCAACATTTACTGATGATACGTATATGACTGCCATTTCAAAGCCAAAGGTTGCAGTTATCCGGGAGGAAGGCAGCAATGGTGATAGAGAAATGTCTGCAGCCTTTTCTGCTGCTGGATTTGAACCATGGGATGTTGCAATGTCAGACCTTCTCAATGGAGTCATCACACTGGATGAATTTAGAGGAATTGTGTTTGTTGGAGGTTTTAGTTATGCTGATGTACTTGATTCTGCCAAAGGCTGGGGAGCGTCCATTCGCTTTAATCAGCCTCTTCTAAATCAATTTCAGGCATTTTATAACCGTCCGGACACTTTCAGCCTCGGAGTTTGCAATGGGTGCCAACTTATGGCTCTATTGGGTTGGGTGCCAGGGCCCCAAGTAGGAGGTGTTTTTGGTGCCGGAGGGGATCCATCACAGCCAAGGTTTATACATAATGAGTCTGGAAGGTTTGAATGTCGTTTCACGAATGTGACAATAGAAGAAACACCAGCCATAATGTTCAAAGGTATGGAAGGTAGTACATTAGGTGTTTGGGCTGCTCATGGTGAAGGAAGAGCTTATTTCCCTGATGATAGTATTTTCAATCATATTCTTGGCTCCAACTTGGCGCCAGTGAAGTATTGCGATGATGATGGCACACCAACAGAAGTATATCCTTTCAATCCCAACGGTTCTCCTCTGGGTGTAGCCGCAATTTGTTCTCCAGATGGTAGACATCTCGCGATGATGCCTCATCCAGAACGCTGTTTCTTGATGTGGCAGTATCCATGGTATCCTAAAAATTGGGATGTTGAAAAGAAAGGCCCAAGCCCCTGGTTGCGAATGTTTCAAAATGCCAGAGAATGGTGCTCATAA